The genomic stretch ACATCACAGAGAACTATATCAATGGGTTCTTTTTCCAATAACCTGGATCCTGCTTTTAAAGTGCCGGCTTCAGTTACAGTATAACCCTCCAGTTTAATGATACGGCTTAGTAAGTTGCGCAGTTTTTCTTCATCATCTATGATCAATATCCTTTTCAACCCTTTATTACTATTATGCTCCAAAAGTAGATAAAATATAAGCAACCCTGTCTGCAGGAAGGTTTTCTATTTCCGCAGTTTCTTCAGATAGGCAATAGAAGGCTTTTCCGTTAACAGATACAGGGGGATCGTGACCAGTACCGCAACACATACGCCTGTATAATAAGGTATCCTGCTGTAATAAACCAACTGGCCGGTGTACAAAGTGATCAGCGAATAAGTAAACAGTAGTACCGGCAAATGATTCAGGTACAGGCTGTAGCTGATGTCGCCCAGTTTCATCAGCAGGGTATTTTTACCTTTAACAAAATAGAGTATATAATCAAAAATGAAAAAGGAAAACAGCAAGGTAACCACATCGGAGAACTTTTCCGAGATCATCCTGTTGGTAAGATTGACCAAAACAAAAAAGCCGGCAAGGATAACCAGGTAGAGAATTTTGTTTTTAATGACCGGGGTTCCGGAAAAGTTATTAAAGTAGTCGTAAAGGATCAGGCCTGCCACAAGAAAGCCTGGTAATAAAAGACCGTCCACCCGGTCAATGCAAACAAAATGACCAGCCCGGCCGCCACGAACCAGTTTGCATACCTGCCCAACTTGCTGTATACCGGAAAAAGCAGGTAGAAGATCAGTTCATGACCCAGTGACCAGTAAGCATAATTGAATCCTGCATACTCACCATTTTCAATGAAAAAGACCGTTTTGATCACCTGGGCCGGGGAAAGTCCGTTATAAGCATCGCTGAGCCTGCTGTTGTACTGCCTGAAGCTGCTTGTGTAAATATCCGGGTTTATATAATTTACACAAATGACAAGGGTGAGTATGGACAAGACCAATGAGAACAAAAATGGCCAGTATATCCTTATCAGGCGTATCTTATAGAAATCTCCCCATTTATAATGATGGCTGGAAAAAGAATGCCGGATGACAAAGGCAGATAAGATAAAAAAAACGATCACACACTCTTTACCGCAGGAGCTGAGCATATCTGCTGAGAACAAGATATAATCCCCGATGCTGTGCAGGCCGACCTCTTTGCTGTAAACCGTTCCGCCAACCCAGAAAACGAATTTTGAATGAAAAAAAACCACCAGCAAGGCTGCCAACCCCCGGGCAATATGCAAATACCTGATGTTGGCTAAGCCTGTTTTCATTTTGATCGAAAAACCAGCCGTTGCAGCGGGAGATCTGCTGCAGGCCCGGTTTATATATTGCGGAATTTTGTGAAAACGAATCCGTAACAATGCCTGTTTTCAACAGGGTGTAAATTTCCTTCACGCCATCCGGAACTTTCTTGGTTATGGTAAAGCCCAGTTCATTCTTTATCTTATCAAAGTTCACCCGGTAATCCCGCGGGTCCTCACTGCTGTCAACATAGATCACTTTTACATTGGGCACCACTTTGCAGACCTCCTGTATCACCATCCCTTTATTGTAATTCTCTTCGGTACTGCCCACATTAAATACATTGGCCCTCACTTTTTCTTCCGGGCTTTCCAGCACCAGTACCACCGACCTGGCCAGGTCATCCACATGG from Chitinophagaceae bacterium encodes the following:
- a CDS encoding acyltransferase family protein, whose translation is MVFFHSKFVFWVGGTVYSKEVGLHSIGDYILFSADMLSSCGKECVIVFFILSAFVIRHSFSSHHYKWGDFYKIRLIRIYWPFLFSLVLSILTLVICVNYINPDIYTSSFRQYNSRLSDAYNGLSPAQVIKTVFFIENGEYAGFNYAYWSLGHELIFYLLFPVYSKLGRYANWFVAAGLVILFALTGWTVFYYQAFLWQA